Proteins from a single region of Antechinus flavipes isolate AdamAnt ecotype Samford, QLD, Australia chromosome 2, AdamAnt_v2, whole genome shotgun sequence:
- the C2H15orf39 gene encoding LOW QUALITY PROTEIN: uncharacterized protein C15orf39 homolog (The sequence of the model RefSeq protein was modified relative to this genomic sequence to represent the inferred CDS: inserted 1 base in 1 codon), producing MTGKRPPGPLDPMIYNKLALLEADAGHRPPAGICKSGSLPGPGSEGHLRYKGTYFTYPVGSPEVGHDNLAGWNPHVSYGGVVAGQSLRADSMLMNCLLYQREAEGVQPVEKGRDHAMRNLLLAQEKWTGHLDHRDPLLQAARGSPYLGMKGPGPPACAPLAAPKPIYRNPMCYVDPGYGPPSCLALGAPPAESGAKRPLDMDWTVAAPLLPQGNSHCSLATPPSKSQHLDTSFLPLPQSGAPGKEAVANLSSYQVALDKYCAIRSALFLDSKYPPPYRGHKKAAEGLPGSWTKLPQPPVPPYQERAPSHYPLAMHEQPLLYPPGYPPPEKPNSSVLSLQSPSPYKGYSYRGNGLPGSYPQQQAARGPCVPSSKLESCAYPAGPIPGSSPSLKAATAASHEPEPPPPKCQLDFMPQTPGFAFAPRDGLSLYGPALGAGGMSPAQEAPRGKLGANQHSAFQLVCQHLGSGGPALNAAPQKEAACPVSRPGKAEKPRPEPEGKKWPYSFAKEEARPRPGLEEHPTTPIVIADSPAPRSPPGPAPQNALPSPREPPQALRQAESAEGAIAPPCSPPMPIINNVFSLAPYRDYLDNRCEKMPELPLPKAQPPGATCPLVPCAAADPEXYGEGPKDAEGKDGHDQECDVLLLTPCREPQGQPGPPPGSQCPPREEVALDLSLKKQLAELSQGSLSQGLPAEPAAPPDGAETNQAGQEEQPRLPAPPPLVPTMIETIPKTSFHSSVAFMFRKFKILRPAPTPTMAPASSPAPAPALTPTPTPTQSANLQLLSQPLQVTCINVALPEPTPPAPPAASEPASAAGKASRGPEAASVSAGSPEQHFTGLHLSLCDAISDFVAHSSPERLREWLEEADESPSLPLLPASSPAKGPSRPRAAEGRARDTWLSCVGVKGLLAELLAQLETFLFTHKCPFPHVVRAGAIFVPIYLVKEKLFPRLPGASVDHVLQEHRVELRPTTLSEERALRDCALDGCTSRMLKLLALRQLPDIYPDLLGLQWRDCIRRQLGEHNRQSPQAKAEAASSEVSKLREEVSSVSATLEPRGSKTKKKKRGTPGPSSEEPGQPGATSEKESAPERASAAKPREETQGQAPLGLPGSLFRARFHRLLQAAWQDGLPLPTGRRRGLAQAQPPPYPELVG from the exons ATGACCGGGAAGCGGCCGCCCGGGCCCTTGGACCCCATGATCTACAATAAGTTGGCCCTCCTCGAGGCGGACGCCGGGCACAGGCCGCCCGCCGGGATCTGCAAGTCGGGATCCCTGCCCGGGCCGGGCAGCGAGGGCCACCTGCGTTACAAGGGGACCTACTTCACCTACCCCGTGGGGAGCCCCGAAGTGGGCCACGACAACTTGGCTGGATGGAACCCGCACGTGTCCTACGGGGGCGTGGTGGCGGGGCAGTCCCTGCGGGCGGACAGCATGCTCATGAACTGTCTGTTGTATCAGCGGGAAGCGGAGGGCGTTCAGCCCGTGGAGAAGGGCCGGGACCACGCCATGCGGAACCTGCTCCTGGCCCAAGAAAAGTGGACAGGGCATCTGGACCACCGCGACCCCCTGCTGCAGGCCGCCCGGGGCTCTCCCTACCTGGGCATGAAGGGGCCGGGACCCCCGGCCTGCGCCCCCCTGGCGGCCCCCAAACCCATATACCGGAACCCCATGTGTTACGTGGATCCGGGCTACGGGCCGCCGTCGTGTTTGGCCCTGGGGGCCCCGCCAGCTGAGAGTGGGGCCAAGCGGCCCCTGGACATGGACTGGACAGTTGCTGCCCCCTTATTGCCTCAGGGCAACTCCCACTGCTCACTGGCCACTCCGCCCAGCAAGAGTCAGCACCTGGACACTAGCTTTCTCCCTCTGCCACAGTCTGGGGCGCCGGGCAAGGAGGCCGTGGCCAACCTCTCTTCCTACCAGGTGGCCTTGGACAAGTACTGTGCCATCCGGAGCGCCCTCTTCCTGGACTCCAAATACCCCCCACCATACAGAGGGCACAAGAAGGCGGCCGAGGGGCTCCCGGGCTCCTGGACAAAACTTCCGCAGCCCCCAGTGCCCCCCTACCAGGAGCGGGCCCCCTCCCACTACCCACTAGCGATGCACGAGCAGCCTCTGCTGTACCCCCCCGGCTACCCGCCCCCAGAGAAGCCTAACAGCTCGGTGCTTTCTCTGCAGTCCCCCAGCCCCTACAAGGGTTACAGCTACAGGGGAAACGGGCTCCCGGGGTCCTACCCGCAGCAGCAGGCGGCCCGGGGGCCCTGCGTGCCCTCCTCCAAGCTGGAGAGCTGTGCCTACCCCGCGGGCCCCATCCCGGGCAGCTCCCCCAGCCTGAAGGCCGCGACAGCCGCCTCCCACGAGCCTGAGCCGCCGCCCCCCAAGTGCCAGCTGGACTTCATGCCTCAGACGCCCGGTTTTGCCTTTGCTCCTCGGGACGGCCTGTCCCTGTACGGCCCGGCCCTGGGAGCCGGAGGGATGTCGCCCGCCCAGGAGGCCCCCCGGGGCAAGCTGGGAGCCAATCAGCACAGCGCCTTCCAGCTCGTGTGTCAGCACCTGGGAAGCGGGGGCCCGGCCCTGAATGCCGCCCCCCAGAAGGAGGCCGCCTGCCCCGTCTCCCGCCCTGGCAAGGCGGAGAAGCCCCGGCCGGAGCCCGAAGGCAAGAAGTGGCCGTACAGCTTTGCCAAGGAAGAGGCCAGACCCCGGCCCGGTCTGGAGGAGCATCCCACCACGCCCATCGTCATCGCGGACAGCCCCGCGCCGAGGAGCCCGCCGGGCCCCGCGCCCCAGAATGCGCTCCCCTCGCCCAGGGAGCCCCCGCAGGCCCTCCGGCAGGCTGAGAGCGCCGAGGGCGCCATCGCGCCCCCCTGCTCGCCGCCCATGCCCATCATCAACAACGTCTTCAGCTTGGCGCCCTACCGGGACTACCTGGACAATCGGTGTGAGAAGATGCCCGAGCTGCCCCTGCCCAAGGCCCAGCCCCCGGGCGCCACCTGCCCCCTGGTGCCCTGCGCCGCCGCGGACCCCG CCTACGGCGAGGGACCCAAGGATGCCGAGGGGAAAGACGGGCATGACCAGGAGTGCGACGTGCTGCTGCTGACTCCCTGCAGGGAGCCCCAGGGGCAGCCGGGCCCCCCCCCGGGCAGCCAGTGCCCGCCCAGGGAGGAGGTGGCGCTGGACTTGAGCCTCAAGAAGCAACTGGCCGAGCTCTCCCAGGGGTCCCTGAGCCAGGGCCTGCCCGCCGAGCCCGCAGCACCCCCGGACGGGGCAGAAACGAACCAGGCTGGCCAGGAAGAGCAGCCCAGGCTGCCCGCCCCCCCGCCCCTGGTACCCACCATGATCGAGACCATTCCAAAGACTAGCTTCCACAGCTCCGTGGCCTTCATGTTCCGCAAGTTTAAGATCCTCCGGCCGGCGCCCACGCCTACCATGGCCCCCGcctcctcccccgcccccgcccctgccctcacccccacccccacccccacccagtcTGCCAACCTCCAGCTGCTCAGCCAGCCCCTGCAGGTGACCTGCATCAACGTGGCTCTGCCCGAGCCGACGCCGCCCGCGCCTCCCGCGGCGTCCGAGCCGGCTTCGGCCGCCGGCAAGGCCAGCAGGGGCCCGGAGGCCGCCTCCGTGTCGGCGGGCAGCCCCGAGCAGCACTTCACGGGCCTCCATCTGTCCCTGTGCGACGCCATCTCTGACTTTGTGGCCCACTCGTCGCCAGAGAGGCTGCGAGAGTGGCTGGAGGAGGCCGACGAGAGCCCGTCTCTACCTCTGCTGCCGGCCTCCTCCCCCGCCAAGGGCCCGAGCAGGCCCCGAGCGGCCGAGGGCCGGGCCCGCGACACGTGGCTGAGCTGCGTCGGGGTGAAGGGGCTCTTGGCGGAGCTGCTGGCCCAGCTGGAGACCTTCCTCTTCACGCACAAGTGCCCCTTCCCCCACGTGGTGCGCGCGGGAGCCATCTTTGTCCCCATCTATCTGGTGAAGGAGAAGCTGTTCCCCCGGCTGCCCGGGGCCTCGGTGGACCACGTGCTCCAGGAGCACCGAGTCGAGCTGCGCCCCACCACGCTGTCGGAGGAGCGGGCGCTCCGGGACTGTGCCCTCGACGGCTGCACCTCCCGCATGCTGAAGCTCCTGGCGCTGCGCCAGCTCCCGGACATCTACCCGGACCTGCTGGGCCTGCAGTGGCGGGACTGTATCCGCAGACAGCTGG GAGAACATAACAGGCAGAGCCCCCAAGCTAAGGCAGAAGCTGCTTCCTCAGAAGTTTCCAAGCTCCGAGAAGAAGTCAGCTCAGTCTCAGCCACCTTGGAGCCCCGGGGCTCCAAgaccaaaaagaagaagagggggacCCCTGGCCCAAGCTCCGAGGAGCCTGGACAGCCAGGGGCAACCTCTGAGAAGGAGTCTGCCCCAGAGAGAGCCTCAGCCGCCAAACCTAGAGAAGAGACCCAAGGCCAGGCCCCGCTTGGGCTCCCCGGCTCCCTGTTCCGTGCCCGCTTCCATCGCCTGCTCCAGGCGGCCTGGCAGGACGGCCTGCCACTGCCCACGGGCAGACGAAGAGGCCTGGCACAGGCCCAGCCTCCCCCCTACCCAGAGCTGGTAGGGTAG